A part of Candidatus Latescibacterota bacterium genomic DNA contains:
- a CDS encoding sigma-54 dependent transcriptional regulator, which yields MNTELWLLARNEKIEDLVEALVIGERLRLRRFDSVSELLNMDEPDGGLILVIDGTGSSINFQQIVTRFEKNFINFEVIVFDSGIDERHIEDNAVDGIDLLVPVTIDLEDFLLRAAHLVNVRRVKSSAGIVGRSAALREVIDTIIRAAPTEVSILIEGESGSGKELVAKAVHLRSNRRSKGFEAVNCGAMAEGVLESELFGHEKGSFTGAVSRRIGLFERADRGTLFLDEVGEMSLTMQVRFLRVLEIGEYMRVGGNEKLTTDVRIIAATNRELETSVAGGGFRKDLYYRLKVVQIRIPPLRARQPDIPFLARHFLIQSSSRHNRRVLSIDKAAMNLMRTYAWPGNVRELANVIDNIVVMSTGERITLSDIETRLVDSTTSQSFPDLPVHVEKTRDQMERELIINSLLSLHNDVREILRMVRDDGSQSGSKWRRWEEVVDASEDNRPGLDDIEKEAIREALLLNGGNRKKAARQLGLSERTLYRRLKGYGLS from the coding sequence ATGAATACAGAATTATGGTTGCTCGCGCGGAATGAGAAAATCGAAGACCTTGTCGAGGCTCTCGTCATAGGTGAACGGCTCAGGCTTAGAAGATTCGATAGCGTATCGGAACTTCTTAACATGGATGAACCAGACGGCGGGCTGATCCTCGTGATCGATGGCACGGGGAGTAGTATCAATTTCCAACAGATCGTCACGAGGTTCGAAAAGAATTTTATCAATTTTGAAGTCATAGTCTTTGATTCGGGCATCGACGAACGTCACATTGAGGATAATGCTGTCGACGGAATCGACCTGCTTGTTCCTGTTACCATAGATTTAGAAGATTTCCTGCTGAGGGCTGCGCATCTGGTAAATGTCCGGAGGGTAAAATCTAGTGCTGGTATTGTCGGGAGATCTGCTGCCTTACGCGAAGTGATCGATACAATCATTCGAGCAGCACCTACTGAAGTGTCGATCCTTATCGAGGGAGAAAGTGGTTCCGGAAAGGAACTTGTTGCAAAAGCGGTCCATCTCAGGAGCAACAGGAGATCAAAAGGATTCGAAGCGGTCAATTGCGGGGCAATGGCCGAGGGGGTTCTGGAGAGTGAGCTGTTCGGTCACGAGAAGGGTTCGTTCACAGGAGCCGTTTCGAGAAGGATTGGCCTCTTTGAACGCGCGGACCGTGGCACGCTTTTTCTTGATGAAGTGGGAGAGATGAGTCTCACTATGCAGGTCAGGTTTCTGAGGGTGCTCGAGATCGGGGAATATATGCGTGTGGGTGGAAATGAGAAGCTTACAACAGATGTCAGAATAATCGCCGCCACAAACAGGGAACTTGAGACAAGCGTTGCTGGAGGGGGATTCAGAAAAGATCTTTATTACAGGCTTAAAGTCGTTCAGATAAGGATTCCGCCTCTGAGAGCCAGACAACCCGACATTCCATTTCTAGCGAGGCACTTTCTGATACAATCGTCAAGCAGGCACAACAGGAGAGTACTTTCGATCGACAAAGCGGCCATGAATCTTATGCGGACTTATGCGTGGCCGGGGAACGTGCGTGAACTTGCGAACGTGATCGATAATATCGTTGTGATGAGTACGGGGGAACGGATCACCTTGTCGGATATAGAGACACGACTGGTGGATAGTACAACTTCTCAGTCATTTCCCGACCTGCCTGTCCATGTGGAAAAGACGAGAGACCAGATGGAGAGAGAACTGATCATTAATTCACTCCTCTCTCTTCATAATGATGTTCGGGAGATACTTCGTATGGTCAGGGACGATGGGTCGCAATCAGGCAGCAAATGGCGCCGATGGGAGGAAGTGGTCGATGCGAGCGAAGATAATCGGCCGGGGCTTGACGATATCGAGAAAGAAGCCATAAGGGAAGCTCTGTTGTTGAATGGTGGAAACAGAAAGAAGGCGGCAAGACAACTCGGGCTCTCCGAAAGGACACTGTACCGACGATTGAAAGGGTATGGGCTGAGTTGA
- a CDS encoding response regulator → MMKVLVVDDQEDICEFLRDLLELHGCGVITAFSGEEALKVTKNRLYDAAFIDVCLPGMDGVETMKILRERRPEARYVLMTGANIEDRVDEGIEDGAETCLQKPFHINEILSVIGAFPESGAADSHPG, encoded by the coding sequence ATGATGAAGGTCCTTGTTGTTGATGATCAGGAAGATATCTGCGAGTTCCTTCGGGACCTCCTGGAACTGCACGGTTGCGGTGTGATAACAGCTTTTTCAGGGGAAGAAGCTCTGAAAGTGACCAAGAACAGGCTATATGATGCCGCTTTCATCGATGTTTGTCTGCCTGGCATGGATGGCGTAGAAACGATGAAGATTCTTCGAGAGAGAAGGCCTGAAGCCAGATATGTCCTGATGACTGGTGCGAATATCGAGGACAGGGTAGATGAGGGTATAGAAGACGGAGCAGAGACCTGCCTGCAGAAACCTTTCCACATAAATGAGATATTGAGCGTCATAGGAGCATTTCCCGAGTCCGGAGCGGCCGACAGTCACCCCGGTTGA
- a CDS encoding FliA/WhiG family RNA polymerase sigma factor — MKIFTQKNDKNSDRTELWETFTETGSEKVRESLILEYIHLVKYAAGRIAVSLPSHIEIDDLFAAGMLGLIQSVEKYDITRMTKFETYAIPRIRGSMLDELRSQDWFPRSIRHKAKLLESVLADLEITLGRPAGDVDVANHLKISMKEYYKLLDDVSLACLISLDQGISSNHEGLYSVISNSLPHSNAVDPYERLEEKELLGIVKDTLANLPEKERLVLTLYYYEELTLKEIGKVLEVSESRICQIHTKAMLRLKGRVTRLMNGIPSHAEAYEQNPVCEKAGKQKVLIREKVRTG, encoded by the coding sequence ATGAAGATATTTACACAAAAAAACGATAAGAATTCAGATCGCACAGAACTCTGGGAAACATTCACAGAAACTGGCAGCGAAAAGGTCCGGGAGTCACTTATCCTTGAGTACATCCATCTCGTGAAGTATGCTGCGGGAAGGATAGCAGTAAGTCTCCCCAGTCATATTGAGATCGATGATCTGTTTGCTGCCGGCATGCTCGGCCTGATACAGTCAGTCGAGAAATATGATATTACCAGGATGACGAAGTTCGAGACTTATGCGATTCCACGGATTCGTGGTTCCATGCTGGACGAATTGAGAAGCCAGGACTGGTTTCCAAGGTCCATAAGGCACAAAGCCAAACTTCTTGAAAGTGTTCTTGCGGATCTCGAGATTACGCTTGGTAGGCCCGCAGGCGACGTCGATGTAGCCAACCACCTCAAGATCTCGATGAAAGAGTACTATAAATTACTAGACGACGTGTCTCTTGCATGCCTGATAAGCCTTGACCAGGGGATATCATCGAATCACGAAGGTCTTTACTCGGTGATAAGCAACTCGCTTCCACACTCTAATGCGGTGGATCCCTACGAACGACTGGAAGAAAAAGAATTACTGGGAATAGTGAAGGACACTCTGGCGAACCTTCCCGAGAAGGAAAGGCTTGTACTGACTCTCTATTACTACGAGGAATTGACATTGAAGGAAATCGGAAAAGTCCTCGAAGTCTCGGAATCCAGAATATGTCAGATACATACGAAGGCAATGCTTCGCCTCAAGGGCAGGGTGACCCGTTTGATGAACGGGATTCCTTCACATGCCGAAGCTTATGAGCAAAACCCGGTCTGCGAAAAGGCCGGTAAACAAAAAGTTCTCATCAGGGAAAAGGTCAGGACGGGCTAG
- a CDS encoding sigma-54 dependent transcriptional regulator, translating to MKRGFQEMDKKILVIEDMDMTREFLMDVLIPKYKVTGVEGTKEAELKMAEESFDLLLLDGRLPKTGDGIEFLRKLRKKSIDSIIIFMTAYGSVEEATEAMRLGAHDYVTKPFTMDELTLKVKNAFEFASMKNENINLRKKLNIQDGREIIGSSDSLKSVLETADTIADTKATVLITGENGTGKELVARRIHAMSGRKEKPFVRINCAAIPEGTLESELFGHEKGSFTSAHKWHPGKFEQADTGTLLLDEIGEIPMHIQAKLLRVLQERELDRVGGRQPISVDVRIITTTNKNLLTEIREGRFREDLYYRLNVVNIEVPPLRERKEDIILLADHFIRLYCDENGREVKMLSKGALKKMQMGVWRGNIRELENCIERAVILCNDNTISEEYFIFDESVSMGASKVEEILTCCTIAEAERLMIEERLKKYSSNRTKAARDLGISVRTLRNKLKLYRDKEIGAMAMSV from the coding sequence ATGAAACGGGGGTTTCAAGAGATGGACAAGAAGATCCTGGTGATAGAAGATATGGACATGACGAGAGAATTCCTCATGGATGTCCTGATTCCGAAATACAAGGTGACGGGTGTCGAGGGTACGAAAGAGGCTGAATTGAAGATGGCGGAAGAGAGTTTCGATCTCTTACTGCTGGACGGAAGACTTCCAAAAACAGGGGACGGAATTGAGTTTTTGAGGAAGCTGAGAAAAAAGAGTATTGACTCGATCATAATCTTTATGACTGCTTACGGTTCAGTCGAGGAAGCTACGGAAGCAATGCGGCTAGGGGCCCACGATTACGTTACGAAACCTTTTACCATGGACGAGTTGACTCTGAAAGTTAAGAACGCTTTCGAATTTGCCTCAATGAAAAATGAAAACATCAATCTGAGAAAGAAACTGAATATTCAGGACGGCAGGGAAATCATTGGGTCATCCGACTCTCTCAAGAGTGTTCTTGAGACAGCTGATACCATTGCCGATACGAAGGCAACTGTCCTTATTACAGGCGAAAACGGGACTGGGAAGGAACTGGTAGCACGCAGGATTCATGCTATGAGCGGACGGAAAGAAAAGCCGTTTGTGAGAATAAACTGCGCTGCGATTCCCGAGGGTACTCTCGAAAGTGAGTTGTTCGGACATGAAAAGGGTTCTTTCACGTCAGCTCATAAATGGCATCCCGGGAAATTCGAACAGGCAGACACGGGAACACTTCTGCTCGACGAGATCGGTGAGATCCCGATGCATATTCAGGCAAAACTCCTCAGAGTACTGCAGGAAAGAGAGCTGGACAGGGTGGGCGGAAGACAACCCATATCTGTTGATGTACGTATCATCACGACGACTAACAAGAACCTCCTCACCGAGATACGGGAAGGCAGATTCAGAGAGGATCTATATTACAGACTTAATGTCGTAAACATAGAAGTGCCTCCTTTGCGAGAAAGAAAAGAGGATATAATCCTTCTGGCAGATCATTTTATAAGGCTCTACTGTGACGAGAACGGCAGAGAAGTCAAGATGCTCAGCAAGGGTGCTCTGAAGAAGATGCAGATGGGCGTATGGCGTGGTAATATCAGGGAGCTTGAAAATTGCATAGAAAGAGCAGTTATCCTCTGTAATGATAATACTATATCGGAAGAATATTTTATTTTCGATGAAAGTGTATCCATGGGGGCGTCAAAGGTGGAGGAGATCCTGACTTGCTGTACGATAGCTGAAGCTGAAAGACTGATGATAGAAGAACGCCTGAAGAAATATAGTAGCAACCGGACAAAGGCGGCCAGGGATCTTGGAATAAGCGTCAGAACTTTAAGAAACAAGCTGAAGCTTTATCGTGACAAGGAGATCGGCGCAATGGCCATGTCTGTTTGA
- a CDS encoding HAMP domain-containing histidine kinase: protein MNRKEDISMSLAVESAHGNANKGMAALVCRCPDFKDITKVGKLEDLDRLLSLMIHQIRNYCMSIKGYASLLDYEDGVSTKGKKWISNISRGIGSLEGFLSEFEYYRLSKKVDITLLETDLLIRNAWKTAVEVVGSEFVTAELDIEIDESVILKGDRNDFRKMIFHLFKNSLEASGGEGRVSLTLTPSGGGYGWCVEVQDNGCGMNDLEMARAGEILYSTKNSHIGCGLNLVAAVGGRMGASVELLSEAGMGTVVRITNNDN from the coding sequence GTGAATCGTAAGGAGGACATAAGCATGTCGCTGGCAGTTGAAAGTGCACATGGGAATGCCAACAAGGGAATGGCAGCCCTGGTATGCAGGTGCCCCGATTTCAAAGACATTACAAAAGTCGGTAAACTGGAGGACCTCGACAGGCTCCTTTCCCTTATGATACATCAGATACGGAATTACTGCATGAGTATTAAGGGATACGCCTCGTTGCTGGACTATGAAGATGGAGTCAGCACAAAAGGCAAAAAGTGGATCAGCAATATCAGCAGGGGTATAGGAAGTCTTGAGGGCTTTTTAAGTGAATTTGAATATTACAGGTTATCCAAGAAAGTAGATATAACTTTGCTTGAGACAGATCTTCTAATAAGAAACGCATGGAAGACAGCAGTTGAAGTAGTTGGTTCGGAATTTGTCACTGCGGAACTGGATATCGAAATAGATGAGAGTGTGATTCTAAAGGGAGACAGGAACGATTTCAGGAAGATGATCTTTCATCTCTTCAAGAACTCGCTTGAGGCCAGTGGTGGAGAGGGAAGGGTCAGCCTGACTCTGACTCCTTCAGGGGGGGGGTACGGGTGGTGTGTAGAGGTACAGGATAATGGATGCGGGATGAACGATCTTGAAATGGCCAGGGCAGGGGAGATACTTTATAGCACGAAGAATTCGCATATAGGGTGCGGACTGAATCTGGTCGCAGCTGTTGGAGGAAGAATGGGGGCTTCAGTAGAGCTCTTGTCCGAAGCGGGAATGGGTACGGTAGTAAGAATAACAAACAATGATAACTAA